CTCATTCAACTACgatcaaaataatttcaacTACTACCAAAGACAATATCAAAAGGAACAATCAAAGATACAACAATggaaacaacaaagaaaattggaaaacttGGAAAGAGCAAAGAAAGGTGAAAAGGAATTAGATACAGAAGAATGGAAAactattttcaaattgcCAAATGAACCTTCAagatataataatatgttGTACAGTAGTGCTATTGATGTTTTAGCTGATGATATTTTAAAGAAATGTGATGAGGAATTAACAAAGAGTTTTGCTATTGAAAGGAAGTTGACTGCTAGTGAATAGATGAGCATATAGGTAGGTTCATAAATGTATATTAGTGTTTATTTTGGAAAGATATTTGGCTCTACTCCGGAAGAAAGGATTTATCggtatattattatttccaGCTAGTCAGCATCGCAAATTTAATGGGGGAGAGAGTAtatcaccaacaaaaaaagattacCAAACcccgaaaaaaaaaaagagccAGTAGTATCTCAACTTTTTGTAATAAACAGTTATACACCTTTTTCAGAAATCAACCTTAACACTTGAAAGATCATGGGAAAACCAAAAGTATGTCGATATTTTGTGAACtagattgatttttttgtctcCGTTACTAACatgaaaaacaataaagtaTATTCTAATAGTTAGACATGGGGAATCTGAAGGCAACTGTGACAAGTCTGTTAACAGATACACACCCAACCACTTAGTCCAGTTAACTGATAATGGACACTGCCAAGCGTTGCAAGCAGGTCAAGTATTGCTGGAGTTTCTTAACCATGCATCGTTGAATAACGTTAACAATAAGCGCAATCCCAAATCCATGATGTTTATAACATCGCCATATTTGAGAACAAGACAGACCTGcaacaatattattgaGGGCATCAAAAATGTTCCCGGTGTCGAATATAAAGTCAGAGAAGAGCCACGAATGAGAGAACAAgattttggaaattttcaaCCTTCCCTGGATGAGATGGAGTTGATTTGGAAAGAACGTGCCCAGTATGGACATTTTTTCTATCGAATACCACATGGAGAAAGTGCAGCCGATGTTTACGATCGAGTAGCCAGTTTTATGGAGTCGTTATTCCGCCAGTTTAGAAGTGATGATTTCCCCAATATCTTAGTGTTGGTCAGTCATGGAATCTGGTCTCGAGTTTTCATTATGAAGTGGTTCAAGTGGAGTTACGAAGAGTTTGaaagtttaaaaaatgTGCCTCATTGCAAATATTTGGTGATGAAAAAAGACGATGAAACACAAAAATACCATTTGAAAACAAGGTTGTTGACTTGGGACGatgttgaagatgatgatttggatGTCGGGCAATGTCTGTTAGATGATGACGAAGTGTACAAGCTCATTCAAGATCAAAAAGATACTGTCAAttcaacaagaaataaagataaaataattgaagaaatgtACCGAAAAGCACAAGGACCAGAATCAAAATACACCGATTATAAAGAGAAAGTGGTATCAAGATTCAAAGTGGACAATCAGAGTGTTGTTAATAGTACCGAGAGTTTCCATTAGATAGattggtaaaaaaaaaacaatttacGTCAtaatttcctttttttttagttctgtttgttttgtctctctaattattattatgtgGTGGTCAGTTGGTAAGacaattgtttgtttgttcatgtgatcattaataaaatatatgCATAGAGTAGGAATCAGTTGTTGTCCATCTTTCGTGCGAATCTAATCCGGGGCGACAAAGCAAATTCTGATTTTTCACTCATGTTTTGGCCctattaatgaattttgtGTAACTTAACTATGGGTGAGTGTTACCACCActccaatttattttttcctCTTGGCCGGGTATCCTTTGGTTATATAGAAttcatttataaattactaaaatccaaaaaaaatatttcaacctagtttattcttttcttttctccccttctttcttttttttgcttttgcatttcttcaaatatcaattaatacATTTATACAATTTTAGAAACAATGGCTCGTCAATTTTTCGTAGGTGGCAACTTCAAAGCTAACGGTaccaaacaacaaatcacTTCAATCATCGACAACTTGAACAAGGCTGATTTACCAAAGGATGTCGAAGTTGTCATTTGTCCACCAGCCCTTTACCTTGGTTTAGCTGTTGAGcaaaacaaacaaccaACTGTTGCCATTGGTGCTCAAAATGTTTTTGACAAGTCATGTGGTGCTTTCACTGGTGAAACCTGTGCTTCTCAAATCTTGGATGTTGGTGCCAGCTGGACTTTAACTGGTCACAGTGAAAGAAGAACCATTATCAAAGAATCCGATGAATTCATTGCTGAAAAAACCAAGTTTGCCTTGGACACTGGTGTCAAAGTTATTTTATGTATTGGTGAAACCTTAGAGGAAAGAAAAGGTGGTGTCACTTTGGATGTTTGTGCCAGACAATTGGATGCTGTTTCCAAGATTGTTTCTGATTGGTCAaacattgttgttgcttaCGAACCTGTTTGGGCAATTGGTACTGGTTTAGCCGCTACCCCAGAAGATGCTGAAGAAACCCACAAAGGTATTAGAGCTCATTTGGCCAAGAGCATTGGTGCCGAACAAGCTGAAAAAACCAGAATCTTGTATGGTGGTTCAGTCAACGGTAAGAACGCTAAGGATTTCAAAGACAAAGCAAATGTTGATGGTTTCTTAGTCGGTGGTGCTTCATTAAAACcagaatttgttgatatcaTCAAATCTAGATTATAAACAGTATATTAAAAACTATATGCCTATAGAATTTAGCATGTTGTTGTGAATTTGTAATGAATCTATAAAAATGTGCTCATGAATCTTTTTGTAAATGCCATCAAGGTGGTCAAAGTGTTTTGTTTGCCTCTGCTCAATGAAACTTCTGTCAACGTCAATATCTGattcaatcaatatttgCGTTGGTCGAAGTGCCGTTACAAGTGCTTTTAGAGCCTCTATTTTTTCTCCGTTGatccaatttgaaaatgaaaagtaGAGTCTGTTCTGGGGTAACGATTTTATCCACACCTGTGcttgttcaattgatcCGGTATACGAATGAAGGATGACTGTAATATTGGAAAACTTTTTCACTTGATCAAACAATAAGCCATGAGCTTTAACACAATGCAAAGACACTTGTTTCTTTAATTGTTCAGCTAATGTTAGTTGAAATTTAAAAACATCCAATTGATGATTAATATCAACTCTACAAGcagataatttattttctgtCGACAGTgggaaattcaaattaccACAGTAGCCGTTATTAGGAACTCTGAATAGTTTATCCAACCCAATTTCGCCAATTCCATATATTTCAAGGTTATGTTTGTTAATGATCTCTAGAAATCTATCTTTGTGTTTGTGTAGACTAATGGGATCAGGTAATGTAGCCAATAATTCATTGGAAGGTTCTGGTTTCAAAACATTCTTGTAATGTTCCTCCTTGGTGGGGGTACCttcaatataaaacaaatgaGAAAACCAAGGGTGTACACCAAAATATGGAACTAATACTCTTGGATTCTCTAACCTGGTTAGTAATGTATCCATAAATTCAAGATCCAAATGTTGAGTAGTCATTAGATGAAAGTAGTTGTCTGGGATCTGTTTTGATTGCTCGTTGAGTCTTTCTGCAAATTTCTCTGTGTCACTAGCAGTACATTCCGGGTTAAAATGGCAATGGCTATCGCTTAGGTTTAGAAATGTGTCATTCATTATAGTGAATAGTATGGAGGTGGAAAGAGAGAGAAGATAGAgtgttgattttttttgcgtatatttttttcataatgATCAAAGATCAAAGCAAAGCTGGTTGGTTTGTGATAAGAATGCGTTGATACTATGCAACATACAGCCAATGTTGATATGTTGATTCATAACTATACTTCTTGTATCtacttttcaaaaacagTTTTGGTAGAGTATTTATTGAAagcaaaaaagaaaagatttAACTGAATTCGAGTATAACACCTATTTATATAGTGGAACAACTTTAGTATTATTTATGGAACATTGCCGAAACTGAACTTCAGGGAAATGGAAGAGAAAAATTAAGCCAagaagaatgaaaaaagtACAAAAACTGTTTGACTACTTACACCAAGAAGccaggaaaaaaaaaatcagtcccccaaacaaaaaaaaaaaacaaaaacaaacaacttTCAAGACTAAAAACAATCAACCACAACGATACTCCCAATAGAATATACCAACACATATAACGGAATATtcataaatataaaaatccATTATTCTACTGTTTTTCAGCTTTGCATTGCTATTTACTCATGTCGGACCTAACTCCAATTAAACTTCCTTCGTCCGCTCCATTTCCGGTTGTCATATCATCTGTATTATGCAAACCTGGAGATACAATTTCCAAGCACAAGACTATATTCAAGTACAAATACTGGGACTACCAAGATGATCCAACTTCAAAGGAGGACCCACCTAAGAAAATACGAGTAGAACGGTTAGGTACATTTGAGAGTCCCATAGAAGGCGAAATTGACCAGATTAACATCAAGCCATTGCAAGAAGTGATGCATAGTGATGTGGATTTGTTATTTGTTAAAGAAGCATGTCCTCATACTGTGCAATACAGTGGGTTATGTGCATTATGTGGCAAATCcttagaagaagaaaaggatTATTCAGGATACAATTACGAAGACAGGGCCACAATTGAAATGTCCCATGACAACACTGGCTTGAAAATTAGTTTTGATGAAGCAGCTAAAATCGAACACAACACAACTGACcgattaattgatgaaagaAAGTTgattcttgttgttgacttGGATCAAACTGTTATACATGCCACCGTGGACCCAACTGTTGGAGAGTGGCAACTGGACCCAGCCAATCCCAACTATGCTGCTGTCAAAGACGTTAAGACATTTTGTTTGGAAGAAGAGGCAATTGTTCCTCCTGGATGGACAGGTCCGAAATTGGCTCCAACAAAATGCACCTATTATGTCAAACTCCGTCCAGGGTTGCTGGAGTTTTTGGAGAAAATGGCTGAGAAATATGAAATGCATATTTACACAATGGCCACAAGAAACTATGCGTTATCGATTGCTAAAATCATTGATCCAGATGGGAAATATTTTGGTGATAGAATACTTAGTCGTGATGAAAGTGGTTCTTTGACTCATAAAAACTTGAAGAGATTGTTCCCCGTGGACCAATCGATGGTAgttattattgatgatagGGGAGATGTGTGGCAATGGGAAAGCAATTTAATTAAGGTGGTTCCCTatgatttctttgttgGTATTGGAGACATCAATTCGAGTTTCTTACCGAAGAAAAATGGTCAATTAACAGGACCAACCAAAAAGAGGAAATCTATAGCCAAATTAGAAGCTGCTGCTGAACTAGCCAAGGAATCAGATACCAATAATGACAAGCAAGAGACTGAATCGGGGGAAGAAGAGGGTGAAGAAGATGCTGATGGTCACTCGGACGTGTCAAACTCCCCTGTTGAAAGAATCCTTGAACTCGGAGGAGGTGAAGGAAACACTAGTTTATTGTTGGAACAATCATTGACAAGAAATCAGTCAATagaagaacaacaacagaagCGTCCATTAGCAAAGTTGCAACACGATTTGGAACAAATGCATGAGCATCGCCACGATAGTGATAGCAAGTCAGAGAGTGGTTCTGATGATGAGagtgatgaagaagacaatttgttatttgatgatgataatgaattagCAGCCTTGGATAAAGTCTTGGGGAATATCCATCAAGGGTATTATAACTTGTTTGATAAAgacaaaatcaacaaaccGGATTTGACTGAAATCATACCGTCAATGAAAAGCAAGACATTGGAAGGGATAACGGTCTTGTTCTCGGGTATTATTCCATTGGGAATTAATTTGGATTCTGCCGATATCGTGATATGGTGCAGACAATTTGGTGTGAAAGTTGTCAATGAAGTGTACCCAGAAGTTACTCACGTTGTTTGCCGCGATGTTAGTGAAGGTGCTGGACCAACATTCAAGACCAGAGTTGCAAGAAAACTATATCCTGACACTATCAAAATTGTCAATCCAGATTGGCTATTTGCATGTTTGAGTAACTGGACAaaagttgatgaaaaagattatttgatttcaacTGATGATACAAAGCTTTGGACCGTGAAAGAGAATGAGATTACCAAGTACCAGAAAGCTTTGGAAGACAGAAGTGCTTTGGCAAATGCTACTCATATTGATTCTATTGAGTCATTTGATGAGTACGATTTGGATGAAGCTAATCAAgaagttgatgatttcTTGGCAGGGTtaagtgatgatgatgaggaagaagaggaggaagaagaagatgaagagaTCGAGAATCCagaatcaaataatgatgatgaagaaatctATGAGCAATCAACCAATGGACATGATTCATTTATCAAGGATGCTTATAGTAAGAAGAGAAATAGAGATGAAGAGGAGGTACAACTTGttaaaaagcaaaaaatagaaaatggAGAAAATggagaaaatgaaaatgaaaatgatttagacgatttggaaaaagaaCTACTTGACGGTTTTGACGACTTGGAagaataaatgaaatgGGGTGAATTAGTCGATTCAAATGCCAAACTAAATTGAGACATGTTACTGTGTAAGAGCCACGGACACTCACACATTCAATTTACTCAGACATTGTGTAATAGCAAACAACCTAATGTTGTTTATcgttaaaaaataaaaaaaataaaaatttttaaagcATGTAATAATGTATAATTTTCTGTAATATAATGTGTATCCTGTGtatttcaaaactttttATGAACGATTTACTTGATTTACTACcatcaatttaattatacAATAAAAGTTGGCTGGCTAATATTGCGCAgtcaaacaaacaaacaactacaaacaaaaaaaaacaattaatgcACGACTAAATCAAATACTGAGATTAATAAGGCGTGTCCCTGGACCGAAAAGTTGATTTATACTGATTTTGTGGTTAATTATAAgatgaatattttttggGTGGTGGGTGGTGGGTGGTGATGGTTGcagtttgattttgtaaatcaattaataattttttcttctcaCTTTGCAACAAGCAAgccattttttttctttcttcttgtttaccatttttctttcttatCACCAGCACAAATTCACTATTTTTCCTGTAACCACTAAACCCTGTTTTACTCTCTCCAATTTCATCCCCTGGATTAAAGTTTCCTTTGCTTAATGATTTGcatattcttttctttgattttgtgtAGGTTTGTTTCAAATAGAGAAAGGGGGATGGTAGTTACATTCATCTCTTCCATAATATATTCTCACATGAGTTATTTTTATGCAGCTATTATTGGTGGATCATTATGATTCATTCTCTATTAATACCGAAATTAAATTCACTTACacatttttgatttacCCTTTCTTCTGGCTAATTGCAAGATATAAAAAGACTTTTATTTCCTTTGTATTTTTTAGAAGACCACTTTTTTCGTCTTCttattctttcttcaattttcgTTATTCCTGACTTGGTTTATCACCAAACTTGTTAATATATTATAATCCCAACCCTCAACCTATATCAAGTCATTATTACAATAAACTGATCAACACTAACTTCCCACAAtgatttttaaaatatttagaGTGATACTAATTATACTTTCACTCATGTGCTGCATCTTGGAGATTTTTGCAGTAACTGGATCTTATGATAACAAAAAATACCTCACTGATACCTACCTAATCAATTTCCACATTGATAGCTTGGATTTGACAAAACTTATTGATTCCAGTCGTATAACAAAGAGAGATGGTGTGGGTTCAAAAATGGTTTCAATCAACCCAAGACAAGGTACACCAACCAAAAGAGCTCCTGCAGAATCTGGATGGTACTATGTTCCAGGGGGATCAAATACTCAAAGTGGCCCTTCTGCCACTGCATCTTCTGGTGGTAATGCTGTTGCATCAGGTTCTGCCATAAACTGGTGGAGTCCTGTTGAATCCGGTAGTGCAACAAGTTCTGGTTCTGGTTCTGGCTCTACTAGTTCTGGTTCATCTGGAAGTGattcttcaaattcagGTAGCACAAGTGGTGGATACTACACTACTGTATCTCAAGCTGTTCATAGTTTGTTGAGTAATGTGAATCCACAAGTGTTGGGAATGGCACAAGTTTATTCTGTTGGTTTCTGGGGTTATTGTCGTGGTTATGTTATTCAAGATGATAGcaaaaaaacgaaaaagTTTGACAACAGTAATGTTAACTACACTTGGTGTTCGGAACCAAAagtttcctttttctttaatccAGTagaaatattcaaaaaagaaatgaacaACACTCTTTATGGAATTCAAGTAGATTCTCAAGCTGCTGGTATTGGACAGTTATCTTACACCCAAAAAAGTGAATTGAAAGTGTTGATCGATCATTTAGATATAGACGAGTTGAATCTTCCAGGGAACATTAATGGAAAACTACAACAATTACACAATTTGACTAATGCGTCCTTTGGATTGTTAATGGCAGTCGCAGTCTTATCATTCGTCTCAGTCTTGATTCAAATGCTTGCATTTTGCTTTTCCCCAGAAAAATGTtgtttatcatttttaaactttttaTTCGAGTGCATCATTGGTTTAATTGCCTTTGTTGGGGCAGTTGTTGTCACTGCTACCTATTCATATGTTAAAGCCCAGGTTAATGGCAATCTGGATACTTTTGGTGTCAAATCATTCTTGTCAATAAACTTCTACGCATTTGTCTGGTCAGCAGTTATTGTGTGCATCTTGGTtgtctttttcaatttattggGTCATTGCTGTGGGTTATTTGGAACAAGAAGACATTATAGAACAGTCAGAAATCCACAACCAGATGCTGAACAAcataaagaagaaactgaAAGTGATTAATCTAATTGTTTTAAGGCCAAATAGGGTTTTTATACTGAATGTTTCTTcgatattgttgtttgttcaGTTTTGCTTTTGATTCATGttgtcattttttttttatttatttttaattagtctttctttaattcttttatttcctttattatttatatagatttataatttttgcatgttttttttaaatttacGTCCTTctagttttgaaaaagtttgtTGTGcgtggtggtagtagtgTCGCACATCTTGAGATGGAAAGTAAACATCAACGgacaaaaaaagagaaaagcaaaaaatataattatctAGTCGAATTTTATCCACCATCACCTACACTATTATCTACTCTCTTCAAATATGATATGTTCAATATCTGGTGAAATAGCCACTGATCCAGTGGTATCACCAAAAAGTGGTGCTATATTTCAGAGGAAGCATATTGTTAACTACATAGCTACCAGTGGAACGGACCCAATAACTGATGAGCCTTTGACAGAAAGTGAATTGATATCATTAAAagttaatgaaaaatccaCAGCAATAGCACAACCTTCACCGCCAGATCCATCAAACTCGTCTATCCCTTCATTGCTTTCTACGTTTCAAAATGAGTGGGATGCAATAGTTTTGGAAGTGTTTACTTTGAAGAAACAATTACAGAGTGCTAAACAAGAACTTAGTATTGCATTGTATAGACAGGATGCAGCTGTCAATGTAGCAGCCAAGGCAATTAGGGAAAGAGATGAAGCAAGAGAAGCATTAGAAAAGTTGTCACTGTCGATAAATTTATCAGATGTACCAGATACGAACACTCCACCTGAAGAGGCGGAACCTAaaccaaagaaatcaaaaaaatctcTGTCGAAAGGAACGCTGGCAAAACATTCAAACGATAAAGATAgtgaaacaattgattctGAGCAAATTGAGAATATAGTACGGGCAAGAGATGAATTGTTCAGATTGCACAAATCCcagaaaatcaaattacCATTCGACGTAGACACTTTCttgaaacaaaaaggaGTTGATATCCAGTCTATTTTTGAAGGTGAAAAAATCTCGAATTATGTgtataataaagaaatagaTACAATCGTTGGGGTAAGTCAAGATAAAGTCATTAAACATTCTCTTGTGGATGGAGCATCCACAAAGTTGGATCTCAAGAATGTCAAGTTGGTggaaataaacaataatggTGTGGTTGCTGTGCTGTCTGGGACCAAAATCATGTTTTCCAATtacaaaacaattgaattaaactGTGAAGCTGAACAGATAATATGTCATCCATCActagatttttttgttgtgttGGCAGCAAAGAAATGGTTTGTGATAAGTACTGATTCCATAGTGGCTTCCCGTAACGGTGTCTTATCTTTAGGGGCACTTCATTATGATGGTGAGATCTTGGCCActaaaaatgatgataaaattaaGTTATATAGTATAGTTTCTGGGGATGAATTAGGAACGTTTACTGCAACTCATGAAAATATTGCTAAATTAGAATTTGCTACCAATGGGTATTGGCTACTTGCTTTGTCGACAGGTGACAATACCAGTTccattcaaatttttgacTTGAGAAAGGGAATTGAAGTTCAAAATCTACAATTTAACGAAGTggcaaccaaaaaaatcgGTAATATTATGTTTTATAGCTTACAcagttttttcaaatatttgtaATCTACATTTTGTTGTATATTTGTCTTACTTGTAGGATTTTCCACGAGGAatactgaaaaaaaaggtggagtgttaaaaaaaaaaataaaatcgGGTGAGGTAGTAGAAGGTCCCAATCAAAACACTATTCATGCTTGCCAAAAAACATGACAGTTgataaaaacaaactaGACGAGCTAGTCAAGTCTTGGTTATCTATTGATATGAATCCAGAATCAAGACATGAAATCGAGCAGTTACACATTAGTGGGAACTATGAACAATTGGATAGAAAGTTGTCAAAGAGAATTGCGTTCGGAACTGCTGGGTTGAGATCGTCAATGGAGTCGGGGTTTTCACACATGAATGACGTTACTGTGCTCCAAGCTTCCCAAGGGTTGGTCAagtatttattgaaaaagacACCAACATCAATTGTAATTGGATACGATCACAGATTCAATTCTCAAAGATTTGCAGAGATCTTAGCCAGTGTTGCACTCACTCAAGGTGTGCACGTTTATTACTTGGGGTCAGTTGCAAACTTGTCTGAAGAAACAATGAAATTGACTAAAGGTGATATTGAAAACGATAGTTCAACAGATAGAGGATATGTCCATACGCCATTGGTTCCATTTGCAATTGATTACTATGGAGCATCGGGTGGAGTGATGATCACTGCCTCTCATAATCCAGCAAATGACAATGGTTATAAAGTATATTATCTGAATGGGTGTCAGATTATTCCGCCAgttgataaagaaataGCTGACtctattgaagaaaatttgaCCCCATGGGAGGGTGTTTGGGATGTGTATGATAATATCAAGAAGGGGGTACAAAAGGGATTATTGTCACTTGCTGGAGATGAGGTTACAAAAGAGTATCTTAAGGGAGTGAAAGAGAAGTTAATTCAAGACAACAATTTAGATTTCAGTTTTGTTTACACACCAATGCATGGAGTTGGGTACAGAATATTCAAAGAGTGTCTTGATTTATTCCATGCCCTGACTTGGAATGTGGTTCAAGAACAAGCAGACCCAGATCCTACTTTCCGAACTGTTAGTTTCCCTAATCCTGAAGAAAAGGGTGCTCTTGATTTGGCTATTGAAACTGCCAGAAAATTGGGTTACAAATTGGTTCTCGCTAACGACCCAGATGCTGATAGATTCAGTGTTGCGGTCGAGACCAAGGGACAGTGGAATCAATTGACTGGTAACGAAATTGGGTTTTTGTTTGCAATGTATGTGattgaacaacaaaaggAACAAGATTTGGACCGTGTATATTTGGTGAACTCAACAGTATCGTCACAAATACTTAAGGCAATGGCTGATAAGGATGGGTTCCATTTTCAAGATACGTTAACAGGGTTCAAATGGATTGGAAATAAAGCAATTGACTTACAAAAAGAGGGATTTAAGGTTCCGTTTGGATACGAAGAGGCTATTGGATTTATGTTTGACTTGGTGCATGATAAAGATGGTATTTCGGCTGCTACAATATTTTTGCAATTGTATCAGAAATGGTTTAGTGGTGGCAAAATAGATGTTACAGATAAATTAGAAGCTGGGTATGCTAAGTATGGTTGGTTTAAAGATTACAATGGTTATTACAGACTAGCAGACATGTCAACATTAgataaaatatttaccaACATCAGAGGCTCCTTTGATAGTAAATCCCCAGAAAATATTGGCGAATTCAAAGTAACTAGTTGGCGTGATTTAACAATTGGATACGACTCGTCTACTGTCGATCACACTCCCGTTTTACCTGTTGATTCAAGTTCACAAATGATAACAGCCCTGTTGAAGTTACCAGGTAATGACAATGCAGTTGTAAGATTTACTTGCAGAGGGTCTGGTACCGAGCCAAAGTTAAAATTGTATATTGAAGGGAAATCTACTATCAATGAACAGAGTGCTAAAGAAATTGCTGTTAAATGTTGGGAGACCTTAAAACAAGAATGGTTTCAACCGGagaaatataatttgaCAGAAGTTAAACCGTAAATAGTGTCGATCGCGTTTCTATAGATAAAAAATAGTTTTTAAAGTCGGAATTATAAAACATTGGAGAAGAGTAAAACGAGGGAATTGTCGATCCCACGAATATGGCGAGCAAGGCGGCCACAGAAACccaaaagaaaatgctATTTTCGGTGTGGAGGGTGCGAcgaaagaatgaaaaaaaagacaaaaaaaaaatttctctGTCAGTCTGTCAGAgttatttttattactttaaaagaaagggaacaatacaaaaaaaggaaaaaagaaaattttaaataatcacAGCAAACAGAgacaaaaacaagaagaagggaaaaaaaaattactttTCTCGATACCACTTTCA
The sequence above is a segment of the Candida albicans SC5314 chromosome 3, complete sequence genome. Coding sequences within it:
- a CDS encoding phosphoribomutase (Ortholog(s) have phosphopentomutase activity, role in guanosine catabolic process, inosine catabolic process, purine ribonucleoside salvage and cytosol, nucleus localization); this encodes MTVDKNKLDELVKSWLSIDMNPESRHEIEQLHISGNYEQLDRKLSKRIAFGTAGLRSSMESGFSHMNDVTVLQASQGLVKYLLKKTPTSIVIGYDHRFNSQRFAEILASVALTQGVHVYYLGSVANLSEETMKLTKGDIENDSSTDRGYVHTPLVPFAIDYYGASGGVMITASHNPANDNGYKVYYSNGCQIIPPVDKEIADSIEENLTPWEGVWDVYDNIKKGVQKGLLSLAGDEVTKEYLKGVKEKLIQDNNLDFSFVYTPMHGVGYRIFKECLDLFHASTWNVVQEQADPDPTFRTVSFPNPEEKGALDLAIETARKLGYKLVLANDPDADRFSVAVETKGQWNQLTGNEIGFLFAMYVIEQQKEQDLDRVYLVNSTVSSQILKAMADKDGFHFQDTLTGFKWIGNKAIDLQKEGFKVPFGYEEAIGFMFDLVHDKDGISAATIFLQLYQKWFSGGKIDVTDKLEAGYAKYGWFKDYNGYYRLADMSTLDKIFTNIRGSFDSKSPENIGEFKVTSWRDLTIGYDSSTVDHTPVLPVDSSSQMITASLKLPGNDNAVVRFTCRGSGTEPKLKLYIEGKSTINEQSAKEIAVKCWETLKQEWFQPEKYNLTEVKP
- a CDS encoding E3 ubiquitin-protein ligase (Ortholog(s) have ubiquitin-protein transferase activity and role in generation of catalytic spliceosome for first transesterification step) translates to MICSISGEIATDPVVSPKSGAIFQRKHIVNYIATSGTDPITDEPLTESELISLKVNEKSTAIAQPSPPDPSNSSIPSLLSTFQNEWDAIVLEVFTLKKQLQSAKQELSIALYRQDAAVNVAAKAIRERDEAREALEKLSSSINLSDVPDTNTPPEEAEPKPKKSKKSSSKGTSAKHSNDKDSETIDSEQIENIVRARDELFRLHKSQKIKLPFDVDTFLKQKGVDIQSIFEGEKISNYVYNKEIDTIVGVSQDKVIKHSLVDGASTKLDLKNVKLVEINNNGVVAVSSGTKIMFSNYKTIELNCEAEQIICHPSLDFFVVLAAKKWFVISTDSIVASRNGVLSLGALHYDGEILATKNDDKIKLYSIVSGDELGTFTATHENIAKLEFATNGYWLLALSTGDNTSSIQIFDLRKGIEVQNLQFNEVATKKIGNIMFYSLHSFFKYL
- a CDS encoding uncharacterized protein (Putative plasma membrane protein; predicted role in cell wall integrity; regulated by Nrg1, Tup1; induced during chlamydospore formation in both C. albicans and C. dubliniensis) — translated: MCCILEIFAVTGSYDNKKYLTDTYLINFHIDSLDLTKLIDSSRITKRDGVGSKMVSINPRQGTPTKRAPAESGWYYVPGGSNTQSGPSATASSGGNAVASGSAINWWSPVESGSATSSGSGSGSTSSGSSGSDSSNSGSTSGGYYTTVSQAVHSLLSNVNPQVLGMAQVYSVGFWGYCRGYVIQDDSKKTKKFDNSNVNYTWCSEPKVSFFFNPVEIFKKEMNNTLYGIQVDSQAAGIGQLSYTQKSELKVLIDHLDIDELNLPGNINGKLQQLHNLTNASFGLLMAVAVLSFVSVLIQMLAFCFSPEKCCLSFLNFLFECIIGLIAFVGAVVVTATYSYVKAQVNGNSDTFGVKSFLSINFYAFVWSAVIVCILVVFFNLLGHCCGLFGTRRHYRTVRNPQPDAEQHKEETESD